Below is a genomic region from Miscanthus floridulus cultivar M001 chromosome 1, ASM1932011v1, whole genome shotgun sequence.
ATTAAAAATAGCCTCTCACCTGGAAAACTCTTTATTGTTTACGCGTGTTTATGCGTGGTGGACACTCCGAGCTGGGTTTTTTTTTCACCGCAAAACTTCTACCCATCGCCGTACCCATCCACGGAGCCGTAAAACAACCATCTAGCTAGGCCCTCGCCAGCCCGGAACCACCGCTCCCCGTCTCTTTTTTTTCTCACCGAAAAAAATTACCCTAATCCCCGTTCCTGTACGCgtcctgcggcggcggcgaggcccgTCCTGCGCGTGGCCGCCATGTGCGGCTCCCTGATCCACAAGTCATCCGGCCTTCAACCGCGGCGACAACTTCGTCAGACGCAGCCGTTGTACGTATACCGCGATGCCGCATGGCAAAGTACATCGTCATGAACGACCTCACCGTGACGCCCACGTGCAAGTCCCCAGCGTCGCGCCGCTAAAGAGCCTCGGCGTCCAGGACCTCGACGCGCTCGAGGAGAGGACCGTCAACATCGGCCACGAAGAGACTAAGAGAGGTAAAGTTTGATCGACTTTAATTTCTGTGTGTAGATGCATGGCCACGGCCTCCTTGCTTGCTTGTACGTAGATGCATGGCCTGTATACGTGCATGTGCATACAGGCCAGCATGGGTGCGTGCGCCATGCATGCACGGCGGCGTCAAATCTTCGCGCCCGCGTACAGCACCCGTCCTCCAGGTCCAAGCTTCGCGCGCGTACAGCACCACGTCCCGGCATCTGGTCTTCATGTGTACGTGCAGCAGATCGATCTGGCTCGCGACGTCGCTCTGTCGAACATGGCCCCGCCGGTCCTCGGCTCCATGAAAGACCCACCGACGCCAGACTGTGTGTGCAAGACGAACAAGATTAAACTCGTTTTAGTACTTACCCATGGAGGACGTGAATCTCCTTGCTTCTCCCCTCCTTTCGACTCCTCGGACTCATACGATCCACTTATATCAACAATCCATGCATGTGATCGGGCACTGATTTTCGATCTGACATATTTCTTTCTACATATTGCCATACTATAGACACATGCGGGTTTTGCGGTTGTCAAACTTCAAGGATAATGCCAGTCCAATTGGTATGTATTTCTACAATTCAAATGAACCTATTGTTTTATTTGGCTCATTAATACTCTATCATATTTGGTTCTAATATTTTGTCTCTATATTTCTGAATTATACTAGCTTGGGATTATTCTTCATGAGTTTGCACATGGTTTATTTTTGGAGGAAAAAACTAGAATGCTTCGGGTCATGAAGTATGACACTCAAGGACCTGGAAAGGTATATAAACTCTGGCATGCGGCATGCCCATCcagtatttttattttattttattattaccaaTTTAACAGAGCTGAATAGTGTTATCCATTATTTGTAGCTATGTGACTTGCTTATGCTACTTTAACATGTAATTAGACTTCTTTATTTTAAGGTCCACACCCGAACTAGGAAATTGAATTCTCAGGGTGCTAGAACAATTGTCAGGGCTGCAGCAATTATTCTATCTGACTTATTAGCTGTTGGGTAATTCTCTATTATGGCTTGGGACAAATGAATCGGATCAGTGAAAGAAATAGATTTTTATAAATATGTTTAGTATTTTGGTTTGTATTTACTATTTTAATTAATAAGGCAACATGGCAgtccttttcttcttttttgtaTTCAGCTAGGAGTGGCACATAACAATGATCTGGTGTAGCAATGCTCTAGCCCTGGTAAGCTCTTTCCTTCTCTGAAGGCATGGTATGCGGCTAGCTCATGAGAGGGGAGGAGACATGGGGGTACCCCCGTCGACACTACTCACCACACCTCCACACCTCCGTCAGGTACATCTCCCTTCCCATAGGATTGAAAACTAACGCTCTTCCTATAGAAAAGGAGCTTCAGAAGAAAAACAGAGCTTGATGATATAAGAGTATAGGTCTATTAGTCATCCCAATGAGATATataaaacttttttttttgtttcagtttTGTTCAAGCAACAATCTTATAATGCTGGAGTAGATGGGAGTCTTGCTAATACATTGAGGTTTGCACCAAGTGCAGTAAGAACTTAGTGCTACAAATTTTCTTATTGCTATATACTATATGAAAATTATTGTTTTGATGTGGTGGTTTCATGGTTTCAGTTTTGTAGTGAAATTTATTTAGAATTCTTCTGGAGTATATTCAAATATTGTACTATCAACTATATGATTTGCCAGATGTATGAGCATTTtgtatcaacaacaacaacaacaacaacaacaaagcctttaagtcccaaacaagttggggtaggctagagttgaaacccaacagaagcaatcaaggttcaggcacataaatagctgtcttccaagcactcctatctaaggctaagtctttgggtatattccatcctttcaagtctccttttattgcctctacccaagtcaacttcggtcttcctctgcctctcttcacgttactatcctgtcttaggattccactacgcaccggtgcatctggaggtctccgttgcacatgtccaaaccatctcaaccggtgttggacaagcttttcttcaattggcgctacccctaatctctcacgtatatcatcgttccgaactcgatcccttcttgtatgaccgcaaatccaacgcaacatacgcatttccgcgacacttagctgttgaatatgtcgtcttttcgtaggccaacattctgcaccatacaacatagcaggtctaatcgccgtcctataaaacttgccttttagcttctgtggtacccttttgtcacataggacaccagacgcttgccgccacttcatccaccctgctttgattctatggctaacatcttcatcaatatccccgtccctctgtagcattgatcctaaatatcgaaaggtatccttcctaggcactacttgaccttccaaactaacatcttcctcctcccgagtagtagtgccaaagtcacatctcatatactcagttttagttctactaagtctaaaacctttggactccaaagtctcccgccataactccagtttctgattcactcctgtccagctttcatcaactagcactacatcgtccgcgaaaagcatacaccaagggatgtcctcttgtatgtcccttgtgacctcatccatcactaaagcaaacaaataaggactcaaagctgacccttgatgtagtcctatcctaatcgggaagtcatccgtgtctccatcacttgttcgaactctagtcacaacattgttgtacatgtccttaatgagcccaacgtacttcgttgggactttatgtttgtccaacgcccaccacataacatttcttggtattttatcataagccttctccaagtcaataaaaaccatgtgtaggtccttcttcttctccctataccgctccataacttgtcttattaagaaaatgccattttcttaataagacaagttatggagcggtatagggagaagaagaaggacctacacatttTGTATCTCTTGCGAATTTTATGAGCAGGTTTTACTTGGGTCAATGTTGCTCTCTCTTTATGATGAGTATTGTGAATGCTATAACTGGTTGGATTTTCCAGTCTGTACAGTTTCAGACAAGTAAGGATTAATAACTACTTATAAAGTAAATAATCCATTATGTATATGGAAATTTCCTAAAAAAAAGGAGTGTATGGGAACATTGCATTGAACTCTGCCAGTAAGCATGGATCACTGAATGAAATTTCTTGCTTTGCAGTCAAAGTTCTGGCGATCTAAATCAAGAGGTTGCTGTTCAAGGTCATTGTGGTGATCAACAATGTGGTAAGCTACATAGAAACACTGCGATTATAATTATATATTGCCTGTCAAATAGTTCTAGGATATGCTGGCAATTTTTTAAAACTTCTATATAGCACTGAACCAGCAAAGCGCTTGCTCACCAACTTAAGAACAAATTTTACAAAGCAATAGAAGGACTACTCCATGATGGAagaaatttccaaaaaaaaaaatggtgCAATATGCTGgtaattttttaaaaaactttTATCGCACTGAGCCAGCAAAGAGCTTGCTGACCAACTTAAGAAAAAAATTTACAAAGCAGTAGAAGGACTACTCCGTGATGGAAGAAAATTTCAATAAAAATAATCCCTATTGAAGGAAGGTTCAGTTGAATGGCAAATTTATCTCCATAATACAAAAGGGGTAATATTCAATAAAAATTGCATTCACACATTGACAAAGGAGCTTTTCACAGAAAGAATTTCCAGCTTTATACTCCTTTTCCTACTATCTTCATAGGATAGATATGATAAGTTcggcggcaagaagaagccgcCACTGCTGCTGCCTTCTGCTGCGCGGACAATGCTTTGCTGTATTTCAGTGAGCAAACCCTGATCACAAAAAACAGCTTCAAGTAGAACCTTTTTGATAACTTTCAAGCTTCTATAGGATCTGAGGTTTCTTTCAGCAACTCAAAATTTTAGTTAAGTTTCTTTTGATATATCTGATTATTTTTATGGGGTGACAATCTTTATTTTGATCCATATTTTAGAAAGATATTTGAAGTGTGATATGAGGATGTGAGGAGTAGTAGGAGGGGAATAGGAAGATGCTGCCTGTACACAAGACAGGCGCTCTGCACTGTCAAGTGTCAACATACTACAATCACAAGCTCTACAAGTTGTTTGATGTGGGACATGGAGAAATTAGCTCATAATTGACAAATGTTTATGTACTTCATGCCTTAGGAGTTTGTAATGTAGCCAATTGTATAGCAGGTTGGTAGTTGATTCTGAATCAGGGTATTGTCCTATTGATTTACAATATTCTCGGTTGTATAGATGAGTGTGGGCTAATTTGGCACTGGTGACTGAGTAATAGAATTTTCCACTACAAAAAAAAAACCATAATTTTAATGGCAGCGGTAATTCATCCTTTATGAATGAGTTTTCTTTTGATATCTACGTGCGTGTCGCACATGTTCACTAGTATCGTAAATAAAAGAAAGAGAGGAAGCTGACACGCAATTACACCACAATCCGATCTGCATCAAGTCTGAGAAATACCGCAAAAATTCCGGCAGATTGTTGCTGAACTTTCGTTAAATCATTATGAATTGCGCGAAAATTTATGCAttgattcaagatatatttttttctttccgAGTAACACAAAATAATATAAGCGGTCAATTGAACCTCAAGTCTATTAGAACACAGCCACCTGTTCTTAACGAAAACGTCCAAAAAGCAACACTAGGAGGCAAGGAGCTCTGAATTTCAATTTATTCATCCATTCCTCACACAAATTTGCACCTATaaaccaaacaaaacaaaaattgtatTCCGCGCTGGTTTATTGCTAGTGTGATAGTGAATTTAAGATAACTTTCACAAATCACAAGGCTGCATCTACTGGTTTACTACTTCTGGTTCTGGTAGTGCAGAGCTTTCTGCTTCTTTCCTGCCTGACGGCGGCTGCTGCTCGACCGAGGATTCCTCTCGCGCCCTCCGCGACCGCAGCAGCATGGCTCGCATGGCCGGCGTCGCGAACGACGCCGCCTCCGCGGCCATGTTCATCGGAACGGCCATGTTTACCATGTTGGCGCTGGCCCGTTGGTACGCGTGCATGGACATGCCAGCGAGCATAAAGGCGCGCCCCGACCGCGCGTAGCTATTCCCGTTGGAAACGAGCCGGCGCATCTCGTGCAGCTCCGCCCCCAGCGACTGGATCATGGCGTCGCCGCCAAGCGCCGCCTCCGACTGCGCCACCGCTTGTTGCCTGATCTCGAGTATCCCCACGGCCTCCTGGTGCGCgccccgctccgccgccgccctcgccgcAGCGATGTCCTCGGCCGCCTCCACACGGACGCGCTCCCGCTCCACCTCCGTCGAGCGTTCCGCGTCCACCACTTGCTCCGGTCTCGCCACCACCGTGTCCTCCGCCGTCACGTCGACGTGAGCGCCACCGGCCGTGTCCCGGTAACTGCAGTTCACCTTGATCAGAGCAGTCTCGCCGTCCGTTGCTTCCACGGCTGGAACAGACAAGAACAGCAGGAAGCGCCGCTCCTCGTCCGCGTAGAGCTCGCCGACGCGGACAGAGGCGGAGCGGCCGCCCTCGTCGACGCGGCTCTCGTAACGCCCGGACTTGATCGAGCCGATACGAACTCCGGGGTGCCCGGCAGCGATGGCGACGCGCGCCTCCTGCACCACGACGGTGAGCAGGCCGCCGATGCACTGCGCGAACGCGTCCTGGATCACCGCCTCGTTCTCGATGTACGAGAAGGTGCCGGCGGTGGCCTCAGTGATGACGTGCATAGCCGCCGCGTCGTGGTCGTTGCCGAACCCAAACGTGTGAACCGGCGCCGACCAGTCTCTGGTGCCAGTGGCCATGAAGGACGGCGGCACGAGCGCCTCGTAGTTGGGCGCGGCGCCGGCGGCCCGCGACCAGCGCGGCGCGGTGTAGGTGTCCTGGCCGTCGGAGAGGAGTATGACGCTGGACACGGTGTTCCTGTGCCGGCGCTCCTCGAGCACCTTGGCCGCCGTCCGGAGCCCCTCGGCGATGTTGGTCCCGCCGCGCGCGACGAGCGATTCCACGGCTCTCTTGGCCGTGGCCTTCCCGTCGCCCGACATCAGGAGGAGTCTGGTCACGCGGCGCGCCCCGTCGGAGAAGGACACGACGCTAAGGCGGTCGTGGGGTCCCAGGTTGTCGACGACGAACCCCATGGCCTGCTTCAGGAGCGCCAGCTTCGCCCCGGTCATGCTACCACTCACGTCGAGCACTGTCACGAGGTCGAGAGGCGCGCGTGGCGCGTCGCCGGCCGCCGCTTCGCCGTCGGTCGTCATCCCGGGAGCCTTGACGTGCACGAGGACGGCGAAGTTGTCGCGCGACGAGTCCCTCTCGACGGCGGAGTACTCGGTGTGCGTCGTGACAGCCAGCGTCCCACCGGATCTGGATGACGCCGCCGCCTGTCGctggtcgccgccgccgtcgccggaggAGGGCGGTTCCACCCGCTCGTCGTCGTCGAACACTTGAGGCTCATCGGACTGGTGTTGTGGCTGCCAACCACGCAGCGGCACATGCCTCGTCGGCAGTGGCTGCACACGGTGCATGGGCAGTGGCTGCGGCAGCGTGCGCGGCACCGGCGCCGGCTGCGGCTGCACCACGGACGGCAGCTCGCGCCAGCGCGCGTTGCAGAGCGGGCAGACGAGGTTGCCGTGCGCGACGCTCGCGGAGATGCAGTGGAAGTGGAACGTGTGGGAGCACTCGGCCGTGAAGATGGCCTGCCCGCCGCCGGCGCCCATGCCGGCGAGGCATATCGCGCAAGGATTGCTCTGCACCCACCAAAGCAGCAAAATACATACGCACCAAATGATCAGTCTGTTTCTGTTCATGATGAACTGCGAGCTAGCTAGTCCTACAGAGACCATCTTTCAAAGGAATTTATATATCTGGAAACCAAAAAGAATCGCATGTCGAATATGGTAGAAAGTAGTAAAAGTACAGATGGAATTTCGGAGAGACAACTGTAGAATTCAATGGTGGATTTCACGGTCTCACCTGGTCGGCACCTTCCATGTCGATCGAGTTGCTATTGCTCCGAAGGATGATATATGGAATGGAAGGAAAAATGTTTACGAGGTGTAGCTGTGGGACATATGAATCTGGTATATATAACAGGGCAGATGCTTCGAttcaaaggaaggagaagagttGGATGTATCGCCGTGGTTTCCACGTTGGTGTAACAGCCGATAGGTCTCCTTAAGGATTAAGCTATCGGCTGTTACGGCCCGGCTGAAGCGGAGTGCCGGAGTGCAAGGACCAAGTCGGATCCGCCTGAAGCGTTAAGCATGCAAGGATGAAGTCGGGGACCAGGCTGAAGCCCAACTCGCGTACTGCACACACACAAGCACATTGTCCAGCATATACCAGCCCACATAACTTTGAGCCCAAAGCCGCAACGTCTCGTGCCCAGCACAGAAACGGGGAACCAGCGAGCAGGGGCAAAAATGGTTTGAAACGTGTATGCGTGGACACACACGACTGACGACCCTAGACTCTTCTTCTACGAGTACAAAGACACGTACACAGCAACACACACCCTGGCACGCGGAGCTAGCAGGGGATGCTCCGGCCGTAGTTGTCGTCTGTGCCGGGCGGAGCATCGGGggtgggggcgggggcggcggacGAGCCCGAAAACTTGTCGATGCCCGCGTGGTAGAGGAGCGCCCAGAGGTGCGTGATGAACTCGCCGCCCTTGCCGAGCTCCTTCTGGTGCGAGACTATGCTGTCGTGCGGCGCCATCGACACGATCAGCTCGCACCACAGCTCGGCCAGCGCCTCCCAcaggccgtcgccgtcgccgccgccatgcGCCAGCACGCTCTCCAGACCACTGGCGAGCTTCCGGCCTCTCGAGACTATGCCGACCTCTTCTTGGCTGTCATGTGTCGGTCCCTCCTTCCCGTTGGCCGCCGCCTCGTCCGCCGTTGGGTGCTTCTTTCCCGCCGACCGCTTTCGCTTCGTCGAGGAGGACGTTGCACATGTACCGCACGGAGTTGCTCGCGACTGGGAGCAGCTTTGGCTTGTAGAACACCAGGTAGGCGCAGTACTTGGACAGCGTGGTGGCCACGAGCCATAGTCCGCACGGCGTGATCCTAGTCCTTTCCGAGTCTGGCGGCCGTCCACCAAATCCATCAAGCGTTTGTCCGATCCTCCAACGCGCGGCTGCCTGCCTCCGCCGCCGGTCCTAAGATTTTAAGGCACTCCGGCAATCTCGTCACAACGGCCTTCTTAACTGTATATATAATTTTACTTATAAAATAAaaacaaattcaataacatatttttaatttaacatgtctgataattatcgatgaacaatatagattaaacaatatatttatagatgtatgataattatcgaggaacaatatagattaaaaaagcaatatatttgttttcttttctcacccatgataaatgtttcttaggtaacattctaaaattctaacacctaaattagaagaaaaatatgactatacgggtataaagtactagaagtctggaatactatacaaataattaatttggattaaaataaaaagaaaaaaatacattgggcctaaacaactgatcggtgatcgcaattcgtaagaagccaagaatcaagatgtcgtcgtcgtggagccctgcctggtcaccatccTCGTGCAtcgtgtccgtgtctccggtagtctagctcttcgcagCGGCGCAGCTCACCAGCTCCAcgtgtgtaaggcgcacgtcgcgaactcacgatcagagtatGCTGTGTGCAGCatgactcctcgcctcctctctacccgaaGGCCGTGGGGAAAGGAAACTAGGAAAGAAATACCGATGTTGTCTTTTTGGGCCGCCTGACTAGTTCTATGCctctcttctcattagtttgctaatgcctaatggaCTATATGACCTGAGGGTTTGTATACCTAAGCTTGAGCCCCTCCTACGCTTAAGCCCTCGGCCATCGCACCTCGTGCCCTAACCCTAGGGCGGCAGTGGCCGCCACCGCCATCTTTCAGCTCTAGCGTGCTGGTTGCGACGTGCCACACCATGATTCTCCCGATGTGCGTCTGAGCTTTGCAGTGCTTCGAAAGCAACATGTCGCCTTCCAGCTCGGTCCTCTTCTTGAGGGACTCGTGGCCATCGACCAAACCTTTTCTGTTGTTCGCGAGGGTGCTGCATATCATCTCCTCTATGTCTGTGGGGACCGGCCGGAGGGTCTTGCACTTGTTGACGCGGAAGTCCTCGTCGCCGGTCAGCAGGACGAAGGATCTCGCCGTGCGGTGCAGCTTCACGATGCACTCCGCTAGACGTCTCTGCTTCTTGGTCGCCTTGAGAAGGTCGAACTGTCCCATAGAGCTGCCGATGGGCTCCGCCATCTTGCCGCAATAGATGAAGTTGAGGACGCGGTTGAGGAAAGGGGATGCCCGCAGCCGCCACGGTTTTCAGACGTATTCGGTGACCACCATAACCTGAAAGTAAgactggacgaaaaactcgaagctcgttagctcgctcggctcgtggctggctcgactcggctcggctcgttatgataacgagccgagccgagccaagattttagctcgttagctataacgagccaactcgagccagctcgcgagccgcttacgagctaaacgagccaagcttttaggaaaaaatatcaaaacttatattagtttttgtattacttcatgtcttacactttacaattgactggtaactgatcgagaccctataaattgactggtaactggtctagatgtatttcttttatattattattattctcaaactttagataattgtaaatattatattttgtgtattttttatacctggctcacgagcttaacgagccagctcgagcttttaacgagccgagccgagctgactttctggctcgttaagataacgagccgagccgagccaagccagctcgttatccagccttgcCTGAAAAGCAAAGCAGGGAgaccatcaattattgaagggTCTCAATTCCACTATTCCAGATGTGATAAGACAGGGAGCAGGGTGTGCCGTGACGGGATGATTGGAGGACAAATTGCATAAGGGTTAGCCTCCCAAATCAAACTTAGACCCACAACTCAACTTCACTAGTGgagaagatttttttttctttacatCAGCTTTACCAGCAGCTCTGCCAGAGCTACAACAAACCAACTCTAGCAAATCCCGGATCTGTTAGAGCGACTTGAAACTAGGAGAAGCTGCTATTTTCAACTTCATCCCACAGTAATCCCTTGTGAGAGCATATATTTTATAAAGAGCTTTACATGTAAAACCTTTTGAACAAAAATACTCATAAGACACAAAACAACTTCAAA
It encodes:
- the LOC136508042 gene encoding E3 ubiquitin-protein ligase WAV3-like isoform X2: MGAGGGQAIFTAECSHTFHFHCISASVAHGNLVCPLCNARWRELPSVVQPQPAPVPRTLPQPLPMHRVQPLPTRHVPLRGWQPQHQSDEPQVFDDDERVEPPSSGDGGGDQRQAAASSRSGGTLAVTTHTEYSAVERDSSRDNFAVLVHVKAPGMTTDGEAAAGDAPRAPLDLVTVLDVSGSMTGAKLALLKQAMGFVVDNLGPHDRLSVVSFSDGARRVTRLLLMSGDGKATAKRAVESLVARGGTNIAEGLRTAAKVLEERRHRNTVSSVILLSDGQDTYTAPRWSRAAGAAPNYEALVPPSFMATGTRDWSAPVHTFGFGNDHDAAAMHVITEATAGTFSYIENEAVIQDAFAQCIGGLLTVVVQEARVAIAAGHPGVRIGSIKSGRYESRVDEGGRSASVRVGELYADEERRFLLFLSVPAVEATDGETALIKVNCSYRDTAGGAHVDVTAEDTVVARPEQVVDAERSTEVERERVRVEAAEDIAAARAAAERGAHQEAVGILEIRQQAVAQSEAALGGDAMIQSLGAELHEMRRLVSNGNSYARSGRAFMLAGMSMHAYQRASANMVNMAVPMNMAAEAASFATPAMRAMLLRSRRAREESSVEQQPPSGRKEAESSALPEPEVVNQ
- the LOC136508042 gene encoding E3 ubiquitin-protein ligase WAV3-like isoform X1, translated to MEGADQSNPCAICLAGMGAGGGQAIFTAECSHTFHFHCISASVAHGNLVCPLCNARWRELPSVVQPQPAPVPRTLPQPLPMHRVQPLPTRHVPLRGWQPQHQSDEPQVFDDDERVEPPSSGDGGGDQRQAAASSRSGGTLAVTTHTEYSAVERDSSRDNFAVLVHVKAPGMTTDGEAAAGDAPRAPLDLVTVLDVSGSMTGAKLALLKQAMGFVVDNLGPHDRLSVVSFSDGARRVTRLLLMSGDGKATAKRAVESLVARGGTNIAEGLRTAAKVLEERRHRNTVSSVILLSDGQDTYTAPRWSRAAGAAPNYEALVPPSFMATGTRDWSAPVHTFGFGNDHDAAAMHVITEATAGTFSYIENEAVIQDAFAQCIGGLLTVVVQEARVAIAAGHPGVRIGSIKSGRYESRVDEGGRSASVRVGELYADEERRFLLFLSVPAVEATDGETALIKVNCSYRDTAGGAHVDVTAEDTVVARPEQVVDAERSTEVERERVRVEAAEDIAAARAAAERGAHQEAVGILEIRQQAVAQSEAALGGDAMIQSLGAELHEMRRLVSNGNSYARSGRAFMLAGMSMHAYQRASANMVNMAVPMNMAAEAASFATPAMRAMLLRSRRAREESSVEQQPPSGRKEAESSALPEPEVVNQ